The genomic interval GACGACGCCGACGACGCGCGGACTCCCTCGTGGCACCCCACCGAGGGGCCGATGCCGGACGACTCCGAGGGCCCGGACGACTCCGAGGGCCCGGACGACTCCGAGGACTCGGACGACTCCGAGGACTCGGACGACCCCGAGGACTCGGACGACCCCGAGGACTCGGACACGAACTGACCTCCCGAACGAATCGCGGGGTGACCCGCATTTCCGACGTTTCGACACGCATCGATGACATCGCTATCGGACGATATCGAGGTGTACGAGCTGTACAGCCGCGGTGAGATGGACGAGGAGACGGCGCGCGCCCTCCTCGGCGAGAAAATCGACAGGGTGGCGGAGGAACGGGACGCCTTCGAAGCGGCCGCAGACCGCGATACGTCGCGGTTCCTGTCCGAATAGCGACCGAGGCCCTACACCTCGTTCGGCCCGCCCTCGCTCTGGACCTGCCACCCGCCGCGAATCCCGCAGGCCTCTCGGACCTCGAACTCGACCGCCGTCTCCGGCCCGAGCGTCTCCCCGCCCTCGATTCGCTCGACCCGGAGGGGCACGTCGAGGGTGCTCCCACAGCATCCCACGCCGACGAACTCCTCCCAGACGTCGCCCTGCCGGACCCGGTCGGTCTTGGTCTTGCGGAGGAAGGCTTTGAACGGCGACCCCTCGACTTGGAACCGGCCCCAGTCGCTGAGGTCCTCGGGGTAGGAGATCACGACGCGGTCGGCGGGCGCGAGGTCGTCGGTCCCGGTCTGCGCCTCGGTCTCGGTCTCGGTTTCAGTCGTCATACTCGGAGGTAGGGGCGCGAGGAGGTTAGGTGTTGTCGCGTGGCCGGTCCGGCGGTCGTCGCGGGGCTGGTCCGGCGGTCGTCGCGTGGCCGGTCCGACCGTCGTCGCGGGGGCGTTCGACGGACTTCCTTTCCGACTGCGCGAAAACGGATAAGAACACTTATCCACGGCCGACCCACATTCCTCACCCATATGGTAGCCTTCGAAGTGCCGGAGGTGGATTATACCAAGTACACCAACCGGCAGTTGGCGGCGGTGCCGTTGGCGGTCCTCGCCCTCGCGCTGCTGATACTCGCCGGGTGGTACGTCACCACCGGCGCGCCGGTAGCGCTCGGAACCGAGTTCACGGGTGGGACCGAACTCAGGGTCCAGACCGCCACGCCGTCCGACGAGCTCTCCGACCAGTTCGACGCCGAGGTCGTGTCGATCAGCCCGGTCCAGACGGCCGACGACACCTACATCGTGACGTTCGGCCCCGACGCCGAGAACGTCGGCGACCAGGCGCGAAACAACCTCCAGCCAGTCGAGGGCCAGTCCGAAGACGACATGGTGAAGTCGGTGCAGGGCACCTCAGCGAGCTTCGGGCAGAACACCCAGCGGCTCGCGCTCTACGGACTGGGCGTCGCGTTTGCCGGGATGAGCGTGCTGGTCTTCCTGATGTTCCGGACGTTCGTCCCCTCCATCGCGGTCGTCATCTCGGCGTTCAGCGACATCGTCATCCCGCTGGCGCTGATGAACGTCCTCGGCATCGACCTCTCGCTGGGGACGGTCGCGGCGCTGTTGATGCTCATCGGTTACTCGGTCGACTCCGACATCCTGCTGAACAACCACATCCTGCGGCGGTCGGGTGACTTCTACGAGTCGACCTACCGCGCGATGCAGACCGGTGTGACCATGACCGTCACGTCGCTGTCGGCGATGGCCGTGATGGCGCTCGTCGCGTACGTCTTCGGCATCGACCTGCTGGCGTCCATCGGTATCGTACTCGTCATGGGGCTCGCGGCCGACCTGATGAACACGTACATGCTCAACCTCAGCCTGCTTCGCTGGTACAAGTACGAGGGGGTGGCCCAATGAGTATCCGCGACAACTGGCGGGTCCTCCTGCTGGTGGTCTTCCTCGTCGCGAGCACCTTCGCGATATTCGCCCCCGGCGTCGGGGGCGGCGGCGAGGGTGGCGGAGCCGACTCGTTCGTCGCCGAGAACGACGGCCCGACCAACCTCCAGTACGGCCTCGAACTCTCGGGCGGGACCCGGATTCGCGCGCCCGTCGACGGACAGACCGCCTACGAGGTCGAGGTCTCCGAGGGCGAACGACCCGGCGAGGTCGAGCAACGTGTCGCGGGCAACGTCTCGGGCGCCGACGCCGCCGACGTGACCGCGCGCCTCTCGCCCAACGGGACCACCGTCGAGCTCACCGTCGGCAACGTCAGCCAAGAGGAGTTCGGCTCCGGTCTCGAAGCCGCGGGCTACGAGTACGACCGCATCGAGGACGGCGTCACCGACGAGACCCGCGAGACCATCGTGCGCATCCTCCGGGACAAGATTTCGCAGGCCGGACTCTCCGGCGGGCAGGTCCAGGAGGTGACCACCGCAGACGGGAACAACTTCGTGGTCATCGAGATGCCCAACGCCAACCAGACCGAGGTCGAGAGCCTCGTCACCGAGCGCGGGCAGGTCGAGGTCGTCGCGGTCTTCCCCGAGGAGGACAACGGCTCGGAGTACAGCAGAGACCCGGTCCTCCAGCAGGGCGACTTCAACAGCATCGGGCAGGCGACCGACAGCCCCGAGCAGGGCCCGCACGTCCCGCTGGTGCTGAACGACGAGTCGGCCGACAACTTCTCGTCGGCGATGCGCGAGCACGGCTTCACCCGCGAGGGCGTCCAGAGCTGTCGGTACGAGAACGAGTCCACCGAGGACCCCGGCTACTGCCTGTACACCGTGGTCGACGGCGAGACCGTCTACGCGGCCGGGATGGGCGCGGACCTCGCGCGGTCGTTCGAGAACGGCGACTTCGAACAGCAACCCAGCTTCATCATGCAGACCGAGAACATGTCCGAGGCCCGCGAACTCCAGATTCACCTGAACGCGGGGTCGCTCCCGGCGTCGCTGAACATGGACGACGGGACCTCCTACTTCCTCGCGCCCAGCCTCGCCGAGGAGTTCAAGCTCTACTCGCTCATCACCGGCATCATCGCGGCGCTCGCGGTCACCGTCGCGGTGTTCCTCCGGTACGGTGACCCCAAGGTCGCCGCGCCGATGCTGGTGACGGCGCTGTCGGAGGTCGTCATCCTCCTCGGGTTCGCGGCCGCGATCCAGTTGCCGCTGGACCTCAGCCACAT from Halorussus salilacus carries:
- a CDS encoding preprotein translocase subunit SecD, with translation MSIRDNWRVLLLVVFLVASTFAIFAPGVGGGGEGGGADSFVAENDGPTNLQYGLELSGGTRIRAPVDGQTAYEVEVSEGERPGEVEQRVAGNVSGADAADVTARLSPNGTTVELTVGNVSQEEFGSGLEAAGYEYDRIEDGVTDETRETIVRILRDKISQAGLSGGQVQEVTTADGNNFVVIEMPNANQTEVESLVTERGQVEVVAVFPEEDNGSEYSRDPVLQQGDFNSIGQATDSPEQGPHVPLVLNDESADNFSSAMREHGFTREGVQSCRYENESTEDPGYCLYTVVDGETVYAAGMGADLARSFENGDFEQQPSFIMQTENMSEARELQIHLNAGSLPASLNMDDGTSYFLAPSLAEEFKLYSLITGIIAALAVTVAVFLRYGDPKVAAPMLVTALSEVVILLGFAAAIQLPLDLSHIAGFIAVIGTGVDDLVIIADEVMAEGEVHSSRVFRSRFRKAFWVIGAAAATTIIAMSPLAVLSLGDLQGFAIVTILGVLVGVLVTRPAYGDILRALLTSK
- the secF gene encoding protein translocase subunit SecF encodes the protein MVAFEVPEVDYTKYTNRQLAAVPLAVLALALLILAGWYVTTGAPVALGTEFTGGTELRVQTATPSDELSDQFDAEVVSISPVQTADDTYIVTFGPDAENVGDQARNNLQPVEGQSEDDMVKSVQGTSASFGQNTQRLALYGLGVAFAGMSVLVFLMFRTFVPSIAVVISAFSDIVIPLALMNVLGIDLSLGTVAALLMLIGYSVDSDILLNNHILRRSGDFYESTYRAMQTGVTMTVTSLSAMAVMALVAYVFGIDLLASIGIVLVMGLAADLMNTYMLNLSLLRWYKYEGVAQ